In Streptomyces qaidamensis, one DNA window encodes the following:
- a CDS encoding prepilin peptidase, with product MSTGLLVLAAVLWGAAAGALLPRAAYRFSAPSGEAWRGECPGGHALGGWLGRAVCRACAEPGYGPRTTPLVIATALVCAVLAAATGTRPELGVWLLLAPVGVLLTVVDFRVRRLPDPLTLPFAAAALALLGLTALVPEHAGHWTTALLGSLALGGGYFVLFLINPAGMGFGDVKLALGTGAALGWYGWPTVMLGTFAGFLLGALYGAALVITRRATRKTAIPFGPFLITGALLGLLVGAYTA from the coding sequence ATGAGCACCGGGCTGCTGGTCCTCGCCGCCGTGCTGTGGGGTGCGGCGGCGGGAGCGCTGCTGCCGCGGGCGGCCTACCGGTTCTCGGCGCCCTCGGGGGAAGCCTGGCGGGGGGAGTGCCCCGGGGGGCACGCTCTCGGGGGCTGGCTGGGGCGGGCGGTGTGCCGAGCGTGTGCGGAGCCCGGATACGGGCCGCGTACGACGCCCCTGGTGATCGCCACCGCCCTGGTCTGCGCCGTCCTCGCCGCCGCGACCGGCACCCGCCCCGAGCTCGGGGTCTGGCTGCTGCTCGCCCCGGTCGGCGTCCTGCTGACGGTCGTCGACTTCCGCGTACGGCGGCTGCCCGACCCGCTCACCCTGCCCTTCGCCGCTGCGGCCCTGGCCCTGCTGGGCCTCACCGCCCTCGTCCCCGAACACGCGGGCCACTGGACCACCGCCCTGCTCGGCTCCCTCGCCCTGGGCGGCGGCTACTTCGTCCTGTTTCTCATCAACCCCGCGGGCATGGGCTTCGGCGACGTCAAACTCGCCCTCGGCACGGGGGCCGCCCTCGGCTGGTACGGCTGGCCGACGGTCATGCTCGGTACCTTCGCCGGCTTCCTCCTGGGCGCCCTGTACGGCGCGGCGCTCGTCATCACCCGCCGGGCCACCCGCAAAACAGCCATCCCGTTCGGCCCGTTCCTGATCACGGGGGCGTTGCTGGGGCTTCTGGTGGGCGCGTACACGGCCTGA
- a CDS encoding CPBP family intramembrane glutamic endopeptidase: MTNPSQNPTGPTAHPTGPTAHPTGPTSQPTGPPPYPAALTPYPTIPPPYPTVPPVDPTGQPYHRQDRTTGRHRWWRAWVGTLLLAVAYFFGLLVLLAFSFGLGTALGAPELPDGGADLGPLGNTAMDLVSIAIALPLVLLATLWPARRPVGTVTSVTGRLRIGWLGRCLLAGLLPILLLTVTAFFLPGDSGESDTWVGWRSFLTALAVLAVLVPLQAAAEEYVFRGWLLQAVGAFVRSPWFAVIPQAVLFAAAHGWGTRWGFLGLLVNGLVAGLLTIRTGGLEAAIALHVLNNLLAFGVSAAVVDGLSSDETAADAPWSLALTAIVADLLYAAIVLWFARRHKPQRLSAPSTPPAPYAHPAPTA, translated from the coding sequence ATGACAAACCCATCCCAGAACCCCACCGGCCCGACCGCCCACCCCACGGGCCCGACCGCCCACCCCACGGGCCCGACCTCGCAGCCCACCGGCCCGCCCCCCTACCCCGCCGCCCTCACGCCGTACCCCACCATCCCGCCGCCGTACCCCACCGTTCCTCCCGTCGACCCCACCGGCCAGCCCTACCACCGCCAGGACCGCACCACAGGGCGTCACCGCTGGTGGCGGGCCTGGGTCGGCACCCTGTTACTGGCCGTTGCCTACTTCTTCGGTCTCCTCGTGCTGCTGGCATTCAGCTTCGGCCTCGGCACGGCGCTCGGCGCGCCGGAACTCCCCGACGGCGGTGCCGACTTGGGGCCGCTCGGGAACACGGCGATGGATCTCGTGTCGATCGCGATAGCCCTGCCCCTGGTGCTGCTGGCCACGCTGTGGCCGGCGAGACGGCCCGTCGGCACCGTCACGTCCGTCACGGGGCGGCTGCGGATCGGCTGGCTCGGGCGGTGTCTGCTGGCCGGGCTGCTGCCCATCCTCCTGCTCACGGTGACGGCCTTCTTCCTGCCGGGCGACTCGGGCGAGTCCGACACATGGGTGGGCTGGCGCTCCTTCCTCACGGCCCTGGCCGTGCTGGCCGTCCTCGTCCCGCTGCAGGCCGCGGCCGAGGAGTACGTCTTCCGCGGCTGGCTGCTCCAGGCGGTCGGGGCGTTCGTGCGCTCCCCGTGGTTCGCCGTGATCCCGCAGGCCGTGCTGTTCGCCGCGGCCCACGGCTGGGGCACCCGGTGGGGCTTCCTCGGTCTGCTGGTGAACGGCCTGGTGGCCGGACTGCTCACGATCCGCACCGGCGGACTGGAAGCGGCCATCGCCCTGCACGTCCTGAACAACCTGCTGGCCTTCGGAGTCTCCGCCGCGGTCGTCGACGGGCTGTCGTCGGACGAGACCGCGGCCGACGCGCCCTGGTCGCTGGCCCTCACCGCCATCGTCGCCGACCTGCTCTACGCCGCGATCGTGCTGTGGTTCGCCCGGCGCCACAAGCCGCAGCGCCTCTCGGCCCCGAGCACCCCGCCCGCCCCCTACGCCCATCCCGCCCCCACGGCCTGA
- the mqnC gene encoding cyclic dehypoxanthinyl futalosine synthase, giving the protein MTEKADLQPILDRAAAGGRITPDEALVLYRDAPLHALGTAADAVRRRRYAGTEHIATYIIERNINYTNVCVTACKFCAFYAPPKAKDKGWTRDLDDILRRCAETVELGGTQIMFQGGHHPDYGVEYYEKHFAAIKKEFPQLVIHSLGASEVEHMARISKVSVEEAIQRIHAAGLDSFAGAGAELLPERPRKAIAPLKESGERWLEIMEIAHNLGVESTSTMLMGTGETNAERIEHLRMIREVQDRTGGFRAFIPYTYQPENNHLKGRTQATLFEYLRMIAIARLFMDNIAHIQGSWLTTGKEVGQLSLHYGADDLGSIMLEENVVSSAGAKHRSNRMEIIDLIRKAGRVPAQRATTYEHLVVHDDPANDPVDDRVVSHISSTAIEGGTAHPELKLLAPN; this is encoded by the coding sequence GTGACCGAGAAGGCCGACCTTCAGCCCATCCTCGACCGTGCAGCCGCCGGTGGGCGGATCACCCCGGACGAGGCACTCGTGCTGTACCGGGACGCACCGCTGCACGCGCTGGGCACCGCCGCCGACGCCGTACGCCGCCGCAGGTACGCCGGGACCGAGCACATCGCGACGTACATCATCGAGCGCAACATCAACTACACGAACGTGTGCGTCACGGCGTGCAAGTTCTGCGCCTTCTACGCCCCGCCGAAGGCCAAGGACAAGGGCTGGACGCGCGACCTGGACGACATCCTCCGCCGCTGCGCGGAGACCGTCGAACTGGGCGGCACGCAGATCATGTTCCAGGGTGGCCACCACCCGGACTACGGCGTCGAGTACTACGAGAAGCACTTCGCCGCGATCAAGAAGGAATTCCCGCAGCTGGTCATCCACAGCCTGGGGGCGTCCGAGGTCGAGCACATGGCCCGGATCTCCAAGGTGAGCGTGGAGGAGGCCATCCAGCGCATCCACGCCGCCGGCCTCGACTCCTTCGCCGGTGCCGGCGCCGAGCTGCTGCCCGAGCGGCCCCGCAAGGCCATCGCCCCGCTGAAGGAGTCCGGCGAGCGCTGGCTGGAGATCATGGAGATCGCGCACAACCTGGGCGTGGAGTCCACCTCCACCATGCTCATGGGCACCGGCGAGACCAACGCCGAGCGCATCGAGCACCTGCGGATGATCCGCGAGGTCCAGGACCGTACGGGCGGCTTCCGCGCCTTCATCCCGTACACCTACCAGCCCGAGAACAACCACCTGAAGGGCCGCACGCAGGCGACGCTCTTCGAGTACCTGCGGATGATCGCCATCGCGCGGCTGTTCATGGACAACATCGCCCACATCCAGGGCTCCTGGCTGACCACGGGCAAGGAGGTCGGGCAGCTCTCGCTGCACTACGGCGCCGACGACCTCGGCTCGATCATGCTGGAGGAGAACGTGGTGTCGTCGGCCGGTGCCAAGCACCGGTCGAACCGGATGGAGATCATCGACCTGATCCGGAAGGCGGGCCGGGTGCCCGCCCAGCGCGCGACCACCTACGAGCACCTCGTCGTCCACGACGACCCGGCGAACGACCCGGTCGACGACCGCGTGGTCTCGCACATCTCCTCGACGGCCATCGAGGGCGGCACGGCTCACCCCGAGCTGAAGCTGCTGGCCCCCAACTGA
- a CDS encoding imidazolonepropionase-like domain-containing protein, whose amino-acid sequence MLTIHAAPLVLPAGADPGMDAPVVDGAVVVDGDRITAVGPYDEVAEDAPGARVRRWPGVLTPGLRQWHPLRLLRHCYHPDPREADELGEQPLWGERLTALGELTETRWSGSVRRGVQRMLRYGTTTVASPGARFRDPLVATAVARSGLTVVGTTGAPGTLLGERPDLDPFAEGYDLPGTVHGPLTVGGRADLAVFDVPDEAALRERGAVTCVATVLAGRLVYRAR is encoded by the coding sequence GTGCTGACGATCCACGCCGCCCCGCTGGTCCTCCCGGCGGGCGCGGATCCCGGCATGGACGCACCCGTCGTGGACGGCGCCGTCGTGGTCGACGGCGACCGGATCACGGCCGTGGGGCCCTACGACGAGGTCGCCGAAGACGCGCCGGGCGCGCGGGTGCGGCGCTGGCCCGGCGTGCTCACCCCGGGTCTGCGCCAGTGGCACCCGCTGCGGCTGCTGCGCCACTGCTACCACCCGGACCCGCGCGAAGCCGATGAGCTGGGCGAACAGCCCCTGTGGGGCGAGCGGCTGACCGCCCTGGGCGAGCTCACCGAGACCCGCTGGTCGGGCAGTGTGCGGCGCGGTGTGCAGCGGATGCTGAGGTACGGCACGACGACGGTCGCCTCACCCGGCGCCCGTTTCCGCGATCCCCTGGTGGCCACGGCCGTCGCCCGTTCCGGGCTGACCGTCGTGGGGACCACGGGGGCTCCCGGCACGCTGCTGGGCGAGCGGCCCGACCTCGACCCGTTCGCCGAGGGGTACGACCTCCCCGGTACGGTCCACGGCCCGTTGACCGTCGGCGGCCGGGCCGACCTGGCCGTGTTCGACGTGCCCGACGAAGCGGCCCTGCGCGAGCGCGGCGCGGTGACCTGCGTGGCGACCGTGCTGGCCGGCCGGCTGGTGTACCGGGCCCGCTGA
- a CDS encoding chitinase, with product MRSFRKPAAAGLGCLFALATAACSGQGDAAPPASEAPTPATSPTATAAAGTSYAPYLSATEAAGTDSAGSPTTYNLAFVIADGDDCTPRWNGTHAMGDAKVASRIAKLKEGGGRVRVSFGGASGKELAVNCGSAARLAAAYGQALDAAGATLADFDIEGDELSDSASIALRSEAIARLQEERADLEVSFTLPVMPSGLDEDGLALLASANDTGVQVSTVNLMTMNYGSAYDGDMGGYARTAAKAAHTQLKKVFGTSDTTAWQGMALTSMIGVNDVANETFTLADATEVRAFAEEKGIAWVSMWSTARDRQCADGSKPTEAATDCSGVTQGPGAFGKAFAG from the coding sequence ATGAGGAGTTTCCGGAAACCGGCGGCGGCCGGGCTGGGCTGTCTGTTCGCCCTCGCCACCGCCGCATGCTCCGGGCAGGGCGACGCGGCGCCTCCGGCCTCAGAGGCCCCCACACCCGCCACGTCCCCCACGGCGACGGCCGCGGCCGGCACCTCCTACGCCCCGTACCTCAGCGCCACCGAGGCCGCCGGCACCGACTCGGCCGGCTCCCCCACGACGTACAACCTGGCGTTCGTCATAGCCGACGGCGACGACTGCACGCCGCGCTGGAACGGCACGCACGCCATGGGGGACGCGAAGGTCGCCTCCCGGATCGCGAAGCTCAAGGAGGGCGGCGGCCGGGTCCGGGTCTCCTTCGGCGGTGCCTCCGGGAAGGAACTCGCGGTGAACTGCGGCAGCGCCGCCCGGCTGGCGGCGGCGTACGGCCAGGCCCTCGACGCGGCCGGCGCCACCCTGGCCGACTTCGACATCGAGGGCGACGAGCTGTCCGACTCCGCCTCGATCGCGCTGCGTTCGGAGGCGATCGCGCGGTTGCAGGAGGAACGGGCCGACCTGGAGGTCTCGTTCACCCTGCCGGTGATGCCGTCCGGGCTCGACGAGGACGGCCTCGCCCTGCTCGCCTCCGCCAACGACACGGGCGTCCAGGTCTCCACCGTCAACCTCATGACGATGAACTACGGCTCCGCGTACGACGGTGACATGGGCGGCTACGCCCGCACGGCCGCGAAGGCCGCGCACACCCAGCTGAAGAAGGTCTTCGGCACCTCGGACACGACCGCCTGGCAGGGCATGGCGCTCACCTCGATGATCGGCGTCAACGACGTCGCGAACGAGACCTTCACCCTCGCGGACGCCACCGAGGTGCGGGCGTTCGCCGAGGAGAAGGGCATCGCCTGGGTGTCGATGTGGTCGACGGCCCGGGACCGGCAGTGCGCGGACGGCTCCAAGCCGACCGAGGCGGCGACGGATTGCAGCGGTGTGACGCAGGGGCCGGGGGCGTTCGGGAAGGCCTTCGCGGGCTGA
- a CDS encoding demethylmenaquinone methyltransferase, whose product MTRASLDKQPHEVASMFDDVAERYDLTNDVLSLGQDRRWRKEVAKAVDARPAQKILDLAAGTGTSSLPFAQTGAYVVPCDFSQGMLQVGKQRRPWLPYTAGDATRLPFKDDTFDAVTISFGLRNVQDTDAALREMLRVARPGGRIVICEFSHPTWAPFRTVYTEYLMRALPPVARAVSSNPDAYVYLAESIRSWPDQPALAERLGKAGWSRVAWRNLSGGIVALHRGFKAS is encoded by the coding sequence GTGACCCGCGCATCCCTGGACAAGCAGCCGCACGAAGTCGCCTCTATGTTCGACGACGTGGCGGAACGGTACGACCTGACCAACGACGTGCTGTCCCTCGGCCAGGACCGGCGATGGCGCAAGGAGGTCGCCAAGGCGGTCGACGCGCGCCCCGCGCAGAAGATCCTCGACCTGGCCGCGGGCACGGGAACCTCCTCGCTGCCCTTCGCGCAGACCGGCGCCTACGTCGTCCCGTGCGACTTCTCGCAGGGCATGCTCCAGGTCGGCAAGCAGCGCCGGCCCTGGCTGCCGTACACCGCCGGCGACGCGACGCGGCTCCCGTTCAAGGACGACACCTTCGACGCCGTCACCATCTCCTTCGGGCTGCGCAACGTGCAGGACACGGACGCCGCCCTGCGCGAGATGCTGCGGGTGGCCCGGCCGGGCGGGCGGATCGTGATCTGCGAGTTCTCGCACCCGACGTGGGCGCCGTTCCGCACGGTCTACACCGAGTACCTGATGCGCGCCCTGCCGCCGGTCGCCCGGGCGGTGTCCTCCAACCCCGATGCCTACGTCTACCTCGCCGAGTCCATCCGCTCCTGGCCCGACCAGCCCGCGCTGGCCGAGCGGCTGGGCAAGGCCGGCTGGTCGCGGGTGGCCTGGCGCAACCTGAGCGGCGGGATCGTCGCCCTGCACCGGGGCTTCAAGGCGAGCTGA
- a CDS encoding PASTA domain-containing protein translates to MRVPRLVGLMAVDARETARAQGLLLTAPDRPELALVVVDYVVRQYPQPGAEVPRDSMVYVWFDFGPGEGGGGVHEPRIPRPPRGGLQRELDQPGDPHMVLSSP, encoded by the coding sequence GTGCGCGTTCCGCGTCTGGTCGGCCTGATGGCCGTGGACGCACGGGAGACGGCCCGGGCGCAGGGCCTCCTCCTCACCGCGCCGGACCGGCCCGAGCTCGCTCTCGTCGTCGTCGACTACGTCGTACGCCAGTACCCGCAGCCCGGTGCCGAGGTGCCGCGGGACTCGATGGTCTACGTGTGGTTCGACTTCGGCCCCGGTGAGGGCGGCGGGGGCGTGCACGAACCGCGGATCCCGCGGCCGCCCCGAGGCGGTCTCCAGCGCGAGCTGGACCAACCGGGCGACCCCCACATGGTCCTCAGCTCGCCGTAG
- a CDS encoding GNAT family N-acetyltransferase yields MEFQGGRAAELSVYEELTARQRRHDAELGFCLWTVLDGSGQVIGFTGAQPWERAWGPAGEIEIGWRLGREHWGKGYVTAAARQTLERMRASGVPGVVAMVDARNSRSIAVTQRLGMRLAETFTTPASQRAGHCYRLDLQRADAA; encoded by the coding sequence ATGGAGTTCCAGGGCGGCCGGGCCGCGGAGCTCTCGGTCTACGAGGAGCTCACCGCCCGCCAGCGCCGGCACGACGCCGAACTGGGCTTCTGCCTGTGGACCGTGCTGGACGGTTCGGGGCAGGTCATCGGCTTCACCGGCGCCCAGCCGTGGGAGCGGGCCTGGGGCCCGGCCGGGGAGATCGAGATCGGCTGGCGGCTGGGCCGGGAGCACTGGGGCAAGGGCTACGTCACCGCGGCCGCGCGGCAGACGCTGGAGCGGATGCGGGCGAGTGGCGTCCCGGGCGTCGTCGCGATGGTCGACGCCCGCAACAGCCGGTCCATCGCGGTGACCCAGCGCCTCGGGATGCGCCTCGCCGAGACCTTCACCACCCCGGCCTCGCAGCGGGCGGGTCACTGCTACCGGCTCGACCTCCAGCGAGCTGACGCAGCGTAG
- a CDS encoding geranylgeranyl reductase family protein: protein MTVVTEPLSENTADVIVVGAGPAGSTTAYHLAKAGLDVLLLEKTEFPREKVCGDGLTPRAVKQLVAMGIDISEEAGWLRNKGLRIIGGGVRLQLDWPDLASFPDYGLVRKRDDFDEQLARNAQKAGARLFERCNVGAPILDERTGRITGVHAKLGEEKREVTFRAPLVVAADGNSTRLSLAMGLHRREDRPMGVAVRTYFTSPRHEDDYLESWLELWDRRGAEDRLLPGYGWIFGMGDGTSNVGLGVLNTSDSFKELDWREVLKAWCASMPEDWGYTPDNMTGPIRGAALPMAFNRQPHYTKGLLLVGDAGGLVNPFNGEGIAYAMESGQIAADVIVQAHARPTPASRELALQRYPRVLKDTYGGYYTLGRAFVKLIGNPKVMQIAAQRGLTHPMLMKFTLKLLANLTDPTGGDAMDRIINGLSRVAPKA, encoded by the coding sequence GTGACCGTCGTGACCGAGCCCCTCTCCGAGAACACCGCCGATGTGATCGTCGTGGGCGCGGGGCCGGCCGGCTCCACCACCGCCTACCACCTCGCCAAGGCCGGACTCGACGTCCTCCTGCTGGAGAAGACGGAGTTCCCCCGCGAGAAGGTCTGCGGCGACGGCCTCACCCCGCGTGCCGTCAAGCAACTCGTGGCGATGGGCATCGACATCTCGGAGGAGGCAGGCTGGCTGCGCAACAAGGGCCTGCGCATCATCGGCGGCGGGGTGCGCCTCCAGCTCGACTGGCCGGATCTCGCCTCCTTCCCCGACTACGGCCTCGTCCGCAAGCGCGACGACTTCGACGAGCAGCTCGCCCGGAACGCCCAGAAAGCCGGTGCCCGGCTCTTCGAGCGGTGCAACGTGGGCGCGCCGATCCTGGACGAGCGCACGGGCCGTATCACCGGGGTGCACGCCAAGCTCGGCGAGGAGAAGCGCGAGGTCACCTTCCGGGCGCCGCTCGTCGTGGCCGCCGACGGCAACTCCACCCGGCTTTCCCTGGCAATGGGCCTGCACCGCCGCGAGGACCGCCCGATGGGCGTTGCGGTGCGCACGTACTTCACCAGCCCGCGCCACGAGGACGACTACCTGGAGTCCTGGCTGGAGCTCTGGGACCGCCGCGGCGCCGAGGACCGCCTGCTGCCCGGCTACGGCTGGATCTTCGGCATGGGCGACGGCACGTCGAACGTCGGTCTCGGCGTCCTCAACACCTCCGACTCCTTCAAGGAGCTGGACTGGCGCGAGGTCCTGAAGGCCTGGTGCGCGTCCATGCCGGAGGACTGGGGCTACACCCCGGACAACATGACCGGCCCGATCCGCGGCGCCGCGCTCCCCATGGCCTTCAACCGCCAGCCGCACTACACCAAGGGCCTGCTGCTCGTCGGTGACGCCGGCGGCCTGGTGAACCCCTTCAACGGCGAGGGCATCGCCTACGCCATGGAGTCCGGCCAGATCGCCGCCGACGTCATCGTCCAGGCCCACGCCCGGCCGACCCCCGCGAGCCGCGAACTGGCCCTCCAGCGCTATCCGCGCGTCCTGAAGGACACCTACGGCGGCTACTACACGCTCGGCCGTGCCTTCGTGAAGCTCATCGGAAACCCGAAGGTCATGCAGATCGCCGCCCAGCGCGGTCTCACGCACCCGATGCTGATGAAGTTCACCCTGAAGCTCCTCGCGAACCTCACCGACCCGACGGGCGGCGACGCGATGGACCGCATCATCAACGGGCTGAGCAGGGTGGCCCCGAAGGCCTGA
- a CDS encoding C40 family peptidase — translation MKEPLVPVIPMSHTAHIRSHRKPRRSATSSIALRAGVAGGVLSMAAAGASASASAAEPVTQTIELPTLTADLSAQVAQSAAATQQAAANYELRAERDAAAAKAATEAKKDLAEAKKKAEAKKEAAEAARKAAAERANRSTERATLSASASTSASTSVSAPASGSVATVIAFLKAQVGDAYVMGATGPNAWDCSSLVQAAYKQVGVDLPRVSQDQSMAGTDVPLSSVQVGDILYWGGKGSAYHVGVYIGNGQYLDAANPSKGVVIQDLSGYPASGAVRVL, via the coding sequence ATGAAGGAGCCCCTGGTACCGGTTATTCCCATGTCCCACACCGCTCACATACGCAGCCACCGGAAACCCCGCCGCAGCGCGACCTCATCGATCGCCCTGCGCGCCGGCGTTGCCGGTGGCGTTCTCAGCATGGCGGCGGCTGGTGCGTCGGCCTCGGCGAGCGCCGCCGAGCCGGTGACGCAGACCATCGAACTGCCCACCCTGACGGCCGACCTGTCCGCTCAGGTCGCCCAGTCCGCGGCCGCCACCCAGCAGGCCGCCGCGAACTACGAACTGCGCGCCGAGCGTGACGCCGCCGCCGCCAAGGCCGCGACGGAGGCCAAGAAGGACCTCGCCGAGGCGAAGAAGAAGGCGGAGGCCAAGAAGGAGGCCGCCGAGGCCGCCCGCAAGGCCGCCGCCGAGCGTGCCAACCGCAGCACCGAGCGCGCCACCCTGTCCGCCTCCGCCTCCACGTCCGCCTCCACGTCGGTGTCGGCGCCCGCCAGCGGCAGCGTCGCGACGGTCATCGCGTTCCTCAAGGCCCAGGTGGGCGACGCCTACGTCATGGGCGCCACCGGTCCCAACGCCTGGGACTGCTCCTCCCTCGTGCAGGCCGCGTACAAGCAGGTCGGTGTGGACCTGCCGCGTGTCTCGCAGGACCAGTCGATGGCCGGCACGGACGTCCCGCTGTCCAGCGTCCAGGTCGGCGACATCCTGTACTGGGGCGGCAAGGGCTCCGCGTACCACGTGGGTGTCTACATCGGGAACGGCCAGTACCTGGACGCGGCCAACCCGTCCAAGGGCGTCGTCATCCAGGACCTGTCGGGCTACCCGGCGTCGGGCGCGGTCCGCGTCCTCTGA
- a CDS encoding NADH-quinone oxidoreductase subunit A: MNAYAPILVLGALGAGFAIFSVVMATLIGPKRYNRAKLEAYECGIEPTPTPAGGGRFPIKYYLTAMLFIIFDIEIVFLYPWAVTFDALGIFGLVEMLLFVLTVFVAYAYVWRRGGLEWD, encoded by the coding sequence GTGAACGCTTATGCGCCCATCCTCGTACTGGGAGCCCTCGGGGCAGGCTTTGCGATCTTCTCCGTGGTCATGGCCACGTTGATCGGGCCCAAGCGGTACAACCGCGCCAAGCTCGAGGCCTACGAGTGCGGCATCGAGCCGACCCCCACGCCGGCCGGCGGCGGGCGTTTCCCGATCAAGTACTACCTGACGGCGATGCTCTTCATCATTTTCGATATCGAGATCGTCTTCCTCTACCCCTGGGCCGTCACCTTCGACGCCCTGGGGATCTTCGGGCTCGTGGAGATGCTGCTCTTCGTGCTCACCGTCTTCGTCGCGTACGCGTACGTATGGCGGCGCGGCGGCCTGGAATGGGACTGA
- a CDS encoding NuoB/complex I 20 kDa subunit family protein: MGLEEKLPSGFLLTTVEQAAGWVRKSSVFPATFGLACCAIEMMTTGAGRYDLARFGMEVFRGSPRQADLMIVAGRVSQKMAPVLRQVYDQMPNPKWVISMGVCASSGGMFNNYAIVQGVDHIVPVDIYLPGCPPRPEMLLDAILKLHQKIQSSKLGVNAEEAAREAEEAALKALPTIEMKGLLR, from the coding sequence ATGGGACTCGAAGAAAAGCTGCCGAGCGGCTTCCTGCTGACCACCGTCGAGCAGGCCGCGGGCTGGGTGCGCAAGTCGTCCGTCTTTCCCGCCACGTTCGGCCTCGCCTGTTGTGCCATCGAGATGATGACCACCGGCGCCGGCCGCTACGACCTGGCGCGCTTCGGCATGGAGGTCTTCCGCGGCTCGCCGCGCCAGGCGGACCTGATGATCGTCGCCGGCCGGGTGAGCCAGAAGATGGCGCCGGTGCTCCGGCAGGTCTACGACCAGATGCCGAACCCCAAGTGGGTGATCTCCATGGGGGTCTGCGCCTCCTCGGGCGGCATGTTCAACAACTACGCCATCGTCCAGGGCGTCGACCACATCGTGCCGGTCGACATCTACCTCCCCGGCTGCCCGCCCCGGCCGGAGATGCTGCTGGACGCGATCCTCAAGCTCCACCAGAAGATCCAGTCCTCCAAGCTCGGCGTGAACGCCGAGGAGGCGGCCCGCGAGGCGGAGGAGGCGGCGCTCAAGGCCCTGCCCACGATCGAGATGAAGGGGCTGCTGCGGTGA
- a CDS encoding NADH-quinone oxidoreductase subunit C: MSDANGNGVNPEKDLSAENLPGQRGQGGEEIRVQRGMFGANNGGDTSGYGGLVRSIRLPGPAARPYGGWFDEVADELEGALEEQGLLPGNAIEKTVVDRDELTFHIEREHLVLVARTLRDDPALRFELCTGVSGVHYPNDKGRELHAVYHLRSITHNRVIRLEVSAPDSDPHIPSLFAVYPTNDWHERETYDFFGIVFDGHPALTRIMMPDDWQGFPQRKDYPLGGIPVEYKGAQIPAPDQRRSYS, translated from the coding sequence GTGAGCGACGCGAACGGCAACGGTGTCAACCCCGAGAAGGACCTCTCCGCGGAGAACCTCCCCGGCCAGCGCGGCCAGGGAGGCGAGGAGATCCGCGTCCAGCGCGGCATGTTCGGCGCGAACAACGGCGGCGACACCTCCGGCTACGGCGGCCTGGTCCGCTCGATCCGGCTCCCGGGGCCGGCGGCCCGTCCCTACGGCGGCTGGTTCGACGAGGTCGCCGACGAACTCGAAGGCGCGCTGGAGGAGCAGGGACTGCTCCCCGGCAACGCCATCGAGAAGACGGTCGTCGACCGCGACGAGCTGACCTTCCACATCGAGCGCGAGCACCTCGTCCTCGTCGCCCGCACCCTGCGCGACGACCCGGCCCTGCGCTTCGAGCTGTGCACCGGCGTCAGCGGCGTGCACTACCCGAACGACAAGGGCCGCGAGCTGCACGCCGTCTACCACCTGCGCTCGATCACCCACAACCGGGTGATCCGCCTGGAGGTCAGCGCCCCCGACAGCGACCCGCACATCCCGTCGCTGTTCGCGGTCTATCCGACGAACGACTGGCACGAGCGCGAGACGTACGACTTCTTCGGAATCGTCTTCGACGGCCACCCCGCCCTGACGCGGATCATGATGCCGGACGACTGGCAGGGCTTCCCGCAGCGCAAGGACTACCCCCTCGGCGGCATCCCCGTCGAGTACAAGGGCGCCCAGATCCCGGCTCCGGACCAGCGGAGGTCGTACTCATGA